One Polaribacter sp. KT25b DNA segment encodes these proteins:
- a CDS encoding RNA polymerase sigma factor, with protein sequence MREQQTLLLLKQADKNALKMVYTENRTPFINFARTLGISDDDILDVYQDAIIVLQEKALKGEIDHLKCTIKTYLFGIGKYMLYEKTRKNNKKIKDFSLEKEDYNYKEISNKFLDDEPNQFQLLLQKAFTTLGKKCKEVLTLFYYRGYTIDEITDALNYDNKNVVKSQKSRCLKQLKEKIKTETHGK encoded by the coding sequence ATGAGAGAACAACAGACACTTCTACTTTTAAAACAAGCTGATAAAAATGCTTTAAAAATGGTATATACAGAGAACAGAACTCCATTTATAAATTTTGCTAGAACTTTAGGTATTTCTGATGATGATATTCTTGATGTCTATCAAGATGCAATTATAGTTCTACAAGAAAAAGCTTTAAAAGGAGAAATAGACCATTTAAAATGTACTATAAAAACATATTTATTTGGAATTGGCAAGTACATGTTGTATGAAAAAACTAGGAAAAACAATAAGAAAATTAAAGATTTTTCTTTAGAGAAAGAAGATTATAATTATAAAGAAATTAGTAATAAATTTTTAGATGATGAACCTAATCAATTTCAATTATTATTACAAAAAGCATTTACAACACTAGGTAAAAAATGCAAAGAAGTATTAACACTATTTTATTATAGAGGATATACTATTGACGAAATTACTGATGCCTTAAATTATGATAATAAAAATGTTGTAAAAAGTCAGAAGTCAAGGTGTTTAAAACAACTAAAAGAAAAGATTAAAACAGAAACTCATGGAAAATAA
- a CDS encoding DUF4412 domain-containing protein, with amino-acid sequence MILKTNLKILITFFVLSAGFTTPVNGQLWKKLKKKVQTKIEQNIEKKVDKETDKVIDKTLEGKKEKEDITQTSNIDNSIKSYGTASINHSTLYGTFRVDDVTKTKVNKEGEKVSIIGYWRTSDVDVFDGYKLIINKVENIDNLKNKTFKIPEEATLKLAYNALLQGTYSYERDEVRAHQNMNVINGTVSVTFNKDKNFAINFSGNVKLHDYKNTNSLEQNIPSILKGTVTTTSPEYTITKPTKVKKSNTNDFSDEEKTQRFKEALPTVDIPSTFNFNKRIEVKMTDERGETQNLSFLIGSYPDIYGISVKTKEMQGQEMLVVNTPKSSTIFMSMAGMKIKKTTSLEQIGSQIGVEDKLPEDGDFDYRKTGETKMIIGYLCEEFKVDYEYTNQIGSTSFWVSKDFPIQNKSLPMLGMKMNNPNLSGFVLEINTTNKDENFKMEIVNISDKSVKINTNEYKKMGF; translated from the coding sequence ATGATTTTAAAAACCAACCTCAAAATTCTAATTACTTTTTTTGTTTTATCCGCAGGATTTACTACTCCGGTTAATGGACAACTTTGGAAAAAACTTAAAAAGAAAGTGCAAACAAAAATTGAACAAAACATCGAAAAAAAAGTAGATAAGGAAACCGATAAAGTGATTGATAAAACTTTAGAAGGAAAGAAAGAAAAAGAAGACATTACGCAAACTAGTAATATTGATAATTCTATTAAATCGTATGGAACAGCTTCTATAAATCATTCTACATTATATGGTACTTTTAGAGTAGATGATGTTACAAAAACAAAGGTAAATAAAGAAGGAGAAAAGGTAAGTATTATTGGGTATTGGAGAACTTCTGATGTCGATGTTTTTGATGGCTATAAATTAATCATAAATAAAGTAGAAAATATAGATAACCTTAAGAATAAGACCTTTAAAATTCCAGAAGAAGCTACTTTAAAATTGGCATATAACGCTTTGTTACAAGGTACATATAGTTATGAAAGAGATGAAGTTAGAGCGCATCAAAATATGAATGTAATTAATGGTACGGTTTCAGTTACTTTTAATAAAGATAAAAATTTTGCTATCAATTTTTCAGGAAATGTAAAACTGCATGATTATAAGAATACAAACTCTTTAGAACAAAATATACCTTCAATATTAAAAGGAACGGTAACTACAACATCTCCAGAATATACAATTACAAAACCAACGAAGGTAAAAAAATCAAATACTAATGATTTTTCTGATGAAGAAAAAACACAGCGCTTTAAAGAAGCATTGCCAACAGTAGATATTCCATCAACATTTAATTTTAATAAACGTATAGAAGTTAAAATGACAGATGAAAGGGGAGAAACACAAAATTTAAGCTTTTTAATTGGAAGTTATCCGGATATATACGGAATATCTGTAAAGACTAAAGAAATGCAAGGTCAGGAAATGTTAGTTGTAAATACACCTAAATCATCTACAATTTTTATGAGTATGGCTGGCATGAAAATAAAGAAAACTACTTCTTTAGAGCAAATAGGCAGTCAAATAGGAGTAGAAGATAAGTTACCAGAGGATGGAGATTTTGATTATAGAAAAACAGGAGAAACAAAAATGATTATTGGTTATTTATGCGAAGAATTTAAGGTAGATTATGAGTATACAAATCAAATAGGAAGCACTTCTTTTTGGGTTTCTAAAGATTTTCCTATTCAGAATAAATCCTTGCCTATGTTGGGCATGAAAATGAATAACCCAAATTTATCTGGTTTTGTTTTAGAAATAAATACCACAAATAAAGATGAAAATTTTAAAATGGAAATTGTAAATATTTCTGATAAATCTGTGAAAATTAATACTAACGAGTACAAAAAAATGGGATTTTAA
- a CDS encoding CHAT domain-containing protein, with the protein MNYKTKILSYFFLVCFLSYFKVISAQKRKVKDINVQLKELQSKKTLNAKDSLKYAHFYLYQFIDLHKKKISHQNISSLDKGISFCPKSQQGDSLKAVFYNKKAYLKNELGYAMKSYKSILNSLNLLENIDNPNAGSIMGAYLLLSNQNAYFGNFEKAKQYMRLAENIYNKNKNYIDSNTFLLNNNYHRLKVIAKYRKIYMLWKLSENSKDSISIIKAMESLESMHKQPDFHKEERIYYSTALNHIGDWFISHTPDSLVSSKNISTGLNYLFKALYLTEEKNYPGLPWAIKYNIAKGFTKGNQLNKADSTMSVLFRGITKNDDRIPFFLAQKALIKAKKKQKDSALFYFDKSIQNIHSGKNSLANNYKNFIPSKSYNHTRLLLRINEELTNYYPKDTVVQKKNVIIYYLALKQFENSYLDIHFNEQQNKQLRKIIYGVLKNKKTGYFNTNLNQKLILNKFEIFRNKLEWKKFYQNRYTNTLPKLDSLKQRNIQLASLYNKAKTSNNLFKRDSIQLLIAKHESYKKKQFPQLELLSDFNFSVKELQKKLTKNDLILKYIYLENEMAIYQISKSNFKVNLVPWTDTEENILVSFISKIKKKKLKDKLGNELSAILIPNINANITRLIINPDGVLFNLPFEILKVNDKFITELYSTYYTSNLGLINYKLENKSASENIHIYVPNYSNSKTKSKVRNKPNILKGASIEAKNISKLFPSKLFNDDDLTKVEFIKTASSAKILHLAMHADINKTYPELSRLLFSNNLDNEEDHLYLEELYGLSLNAELAILSACNTGNGKIKNGNLESFQRAFTFAGVPATVVSLWEVPDSSTEKIMVLFYKNLKKGQTKSEALKNAKLSFRTKNASNKLSAPYFWAGFVVYGNDNAIISSFPIFTTIILTTVLIIFIIILIKIRKKHTTIISKKL; encoded by the coding sequence ATGAACTACAAAACTAAAATACTTTCTTACTTTTTTTTAGTTTGTTTTCTCTCTTATTTTAAAGTTATATCTGCCCAAAAAAGAAAAGTTAAAGACATTAATGTTCAATTAAAAGAGTTACAAAGTAAAAAAACACTTAACGCAAAAGATAGTCTTAAATATGCCCATTTTTACCTCTATCAATTTATTGACTTACATAAAAAGAAAATAAGCCATCAAAATATTTCTTCTTTAGATAAAGGAATTTCCTTCTGTCCAAAATCTCAACAAGGAGACAGTCTTAAAGCCGTTTTTTATAATAAAAAAGCGTATTTAAAAAATGAATTAGGATATGCTATGAAAAGCTATAAAAGTATCTTAAATTCTCTTAACTTATTAGAAAATATAGACAATCCTAATGCTGGTTCTATAATGGGAGCTTACCTTTTATTATCTAACCAAAATGCATACTTCGGTAATTTTGAAAAAGCAAAACAATATATGCGTTTGGCCGAAAATATTTATAATAAAAATAAAAACTACATAGATAGCAATACTTTTCTACTAAATAATAATTATCACCGGCTTAAAGTTATTGCAAAATATCGAAAAATATATATGCTCTGGAAATTGTCTGAAAATTCTAAAGACAGTATATCTATTATTAAGGCTATGGAGTCTCTTGAATCTATGCATAAACAACCTGACTTTCATAAAGAAGAGAGAATTTATTATAGTACAGCATTAAATCATATTGGAGATTGGTTTATATCCCATACCCCAGACTCTTTAGTTAGTTCTAAAAATATATCAACAGGTTTAAACTACCTTTTTAAAGCACTTTACTTAACAGAAGAAAAAAACTACCCAGGATTACCATGGGCTATAAAATATAATATTGCTAAAGGATTTACTAAAGGAAATCAATTAAATAAAGCAGATAGCACTATGTCTGTTTTATTTAGAGGAATTACAAAAAATGATGACAGGATTCCTTTTTTTCTTGCTCAAAAAGCACTGATAAAAGCAAAGAAAAAACAAAAAGATAGTGCTTTATTTTATTTTGATAAATCGATACAAAACATTCATAGCGGAAAAAATAGTCTTGCCAATAATTACAAAAATTTTATACCTAGCAAAAGCTATAATCATACCCGCTTACTTCTTAGAATTAATGAAGAACTCACTAATTATTACCCTAAAGACACCGTTGTTCAGAAAAAAAATGTAATAATTTATTATTTAGCCCTGAAACAATTTGAAAATAGCTATTTAGATATTCATTTTAATGAGCAACAAAACAAACAGCTTCGTAAAATTATTTATGGTGTTTTAAAAAACAAAAAAACTGGTTATTTTAATACTAATTTAAACCAAAAATTAATTTTAAACAAATTTGAAATTTTTAGAAATAAGCTAGAATGGAAAAAGTTTTACCAAAATCGTTACACAAATACATTGCCAAAATTAGATTCTTTAAAACAAAGAAATATACAATTGGCATCTTTGTATAACAAGGCAAAAACTTCTAATAATCTTTTTAAAAGAGATTCTATTCAACTACTAATTGCTAAACATGAATCTTATAAGAAAAAACAATTTCCTCAATTAGAATTACTAAGTGATTTTAATTTTTCAGTTAAAGAACTTCAAAAAAAACTTACTAAAAATGATTTAATTTTAAAATATATTTATCTAGAAAATGAAATGGCTATTTATCAAATTTCAAAATCTAATTTTAAAGTTAATTTAGTACCATGGACAGATACTGAGGAAAATATTTTGGTTTCTTTCATAAGTAAAATTAAAAAAAAAAAATTAAAAGATAAACTAGGTAATGAATTATCTGCTATTTTAATTCCCAATATAAATGCTAACATTACACGTTTAATTATAAACCCAGATGGAGTTTTATTTAATTTGCCTTTCGAAATTTTAAAGGTAAATGATAAATTTATAACCGAATTATATAGTACATATTATACTTCTAATTTAGGATTGATCAACTATAAATTAGAAAATAAATCTGCTTCAGAAAACATACATATTTATGTACCTAATTATTCTAATTCTAAAACAAAATCTAAAGTTAGAAACAAACCAAACATCTTAAAAGGAGCAAGTATTGAAGCTAAAAATATTAGCAAATTATTTCCTTCTAAACTCTTTAATGATGATGATTTAACAAAAGTAGAATTTATAAAAACGGCCAGTAGTGCTAAAATTTTACATTTGGCTATGCATGCAGATATTAATAAAACTTACCCAGAACTTAGTCGTTTGTTGTTTAGTAATAATTTAGACAATGAAGAAGATCATTTATATTTAGAAGAATTATATGGCTTAAGTTTAAACGCTGAATTAGCTATTTTAAGTGCTTGTAACACGGGTAATGGTAAAATAAAAAATGGAAATTTAGAATCTTTTCAAAGAGCATTTACTTTTGCAGGTGTCCCTGCAACAGTTGTTAGTTTGTGGGAAGTACCAGATTCTTCGACCGAAAAAATTATGGTACTCTTTTATAAAAACCTTAAAAAGGGTCAAACAAAATCTGAAGCTTTAAAAAATGCAAAATTAAGTTTTAGAACCAAGAACGCTTCTAATAAATTATCAGCTCCTTATTTTTGGGCTGGTTTTGTAGTTTATGGCAATGACAATGCAATTATAAGCTCATTTCCTATTTTTACTACAATCATTTTAACTACCGTTTTAATTATTTTTATTATAATTTTGATAAAAATTAGAAAAAAGCATACAACAATAATTTCGAAAAAATTATAA
- a CDS encoding tol-pal system YbgF family protein has protein sequence MENKEFDKNLKKAITLQKRKELKSYIQSVENSIAKPKKYNWLLVASIALLIGLSSFYLFNSKSLSNNELYNLHFTPYENVIEPIVRDKVNKSKKAFAFSLYEQGKYLKAIESFNKLTEKDSIEANTLLFFKANAYLQLEEFKKSEILFHKILINDNKEWKNESLWYLALISLKQDKKDAAITFLDKLQRQQKLNFKTEEIKIILNNIK, from the coding sequence ATGGAAAATAAAGAGTTTGATAAAAATCTAAAAAAAGCAATTACTTTACAAAAACGAAAAGAACTTAAAAGTTATATACAATCGGTTGAAAATTCAATTGCAAAACCTAAAAAGTACAATTGGTTACTAGTAGCTTCTATAGCTCTATTAATTGGTTTGTCTAGTTTTTATCTTTTTAACTCTAAATCTCTTTCTAATAATGAATTATATAATTTACATTTTACCCCTTATGAAAATGTAATTGAACCCATTGTAAGAGATAAAGTAAATAAATCTAAAAAGGCATTTGCTTTTAGTTTGTATGAACAAGGGAAATATCTAAAAGCTATAGAAAGTTTTAATAAATTAACAGAAAAAGATTCTATAGAAGCCAATACCCTACTTTTTTTTAAAGCAAATGCATATTTACAATTAGAAGAGTTTAAAAAATCAGAAATTCTTTTTCATAAAATTTTAATTAACGACAATAAAGAATGGAAAAATGAAAGTCTTTGGTACTTAGCTTTAATCTCATTAAAACAAGACAAAAAAGATGCTGCTATAACTTTTTTAGACAAATTACAAAGGCAACAAAAATTAAACTTTAAGACCGAAGAAATCAAAATAATATTAAATAATATTAAATAG
- a CDS encoding SHOCT domain-containing protein — MNAIFTDASFQNIVNVANKYGISTNAVTDLTYCLMNSNGTMAQFNIPELGGGGQWMQGGMTMVGDMFNNNLKYLVDGLCTDLSNLIQQGAIQYKPLPKTANGQGGFAGNWWGNLGFPNSTGSQNDTSYAIFNGIHRLAIQQNGKVTIFDTLDHNIGGVGQQQGGNYSVSFTSQYGNVDLGSLPIVSGGNEPQQPAPVQNNEIQNNVVETPVAPIAQDPIQPAESNNNVNNSAFEEDIFGKIEKLAGLKDKGILSTEEFENKKIDLLNRL; from the coding sequence ATGAATGCAATATTTACAGATGCTAGTTTTCAAAATATAGTAAACGTAGCTAATAAATACGGAATTAGTACAAATGCTGTTACAGATTTAACGTATTGCCTTATGAATAGTAATGGTACTATGGCACAATTTAATATTCCGGAATTAGGTGGTGGCGGACAATGGATGCAAGGTGGTATGACCATGGTTGGAGATATGTTTAACAATAATCTTAAATATTTGGTAGACGGACTTTGTACAGATTTGTCTAATTTAATTCAGCAAGGAGCCATACAGTACAAACCTTTACCAAAAACGGCAAACGGGCAAGGCGGTTTTGCAGGTAATTGGTGGGGAAACTTAGGTTTTCCTAATTCTACCGGTAGCCAAAATGATACAAGTTATGCTATTTTTAATGGCATACATCGTTTGGCAATACAACAAAACGGAAAAGTAACTATTTTTGATACTTTAGATCATAACATTGGTGGAGTAGGACAACAACAAGGAGGCAATTACTCGGTTTCTTTTACTAGCCAATATGGTAATGTAGATTTAGGTTCTCTACCTATTGTTTCTGGAGGAAATGAGCCACAACAACCAGCTCCTGTTCAAAATAATGAAATACAAAATAACGTTGTAGAAACTCCTGTTGCACCAATTGCTCAAGATCCAATACAACCAGCAGAAAGTAATAACAACGTTAATAATTCTGCTTTTGAAGAGGATATTTTTGGTAAAATTGAAAAATTAGCAGGTTTAAAAGACAAAGGAATTCTTTCTACAGAAGAATTTGAAAATAAAAAAATAGACTTGTTAAATAGATTGTAA
- a CDS encoding T9SS type A sorting domain-containing protein, producing the protein MKIKLLYTLFLITSFTYSQRTYMPDDVFEAHMIRLGYDNVLDDYVSTNAINQIKTLNLGGDIVDPTGIEDFIALEKLVLDHNKIKTIDVSKNTKLEYLDLGSNELTSINVSTLINLETLYLGGNMLTSINISQNNELIKLGLSANKLKSINLEYNKKLERLALSENLFTSIDVSSNTKLTYLYANDNKDLYSLNMSNLKYNEISSLSNIRNCPNLYCVTVTDVAAAFDKFKVEQQRDSHTGFSLNCTETTSIPDANFEQYLINLGYDSGEIDGKVITGNLSAINSLNIKSKGISNLSGIEDFINLVELNAANNQISTIDLSKNLLLENLFIANNQLQTIDLSNNLQLKNIDVGENDLSNLDVHLLVDLVTLYCDQNQLTVINLFSNKELLVLIANENQLKTVDIRENDNLFLIDVENNLLESLTIKNGSNTKITTFKAKGNLNLTCIEVDDISFSNTNWTDKDTVANYSTNCAPANNDCVNAIPLIFGQQTYGDVINGNTNNDAICAEGTVLADVWYSIIVNDSGKLSFQGTGFGGLLKFAVYNSCTSTQPVACGETISLSNLIVGTKLYVKVWLETNSPKNVKNLSESGTFIFTAEDTSVLSAKDYLIDKDGLNVFPNPSLSSNFISIESNNSMSNIELYSTNGQKIISKRIKNLSNIDLDISKVSTGVYILKVKADNQIISKKIVIK; encoded by the coding sequence ATGAAAATTAAATTATTATATACACTCTTTTTAATTACAAGTTTTACCTATTCTCAGAGAACTTATATGCCTGATGATGTTTTTGAAGCACACATGATTCGTTTAGGGTATGATAATGTTTTAGACGATTATGTATCAACGAACGCAATTAATCAAATAAAAACATTAAACCTTGGAGGAGACATTGTAGATCCAACAGGAATTGAAGATTTTATTGCTTTAGAAAAATTAGTTTTAGATCATAATAAAATTAAAACTATTGATGTTTCTAAAAACACAAAATTAGAATACTTAGACTTAGGATCTAATGAGTTAACAAGTATAAATGTAAGTACATTAATTAATTTAGAAACACTTTATTTAGGAGGTAATATGTTGACTTCTATTAATATCTCTCAAAATAATGAATTAATAAAATTAGGACTAAGTGCAAATAAATTAAAATCAATTAATTTAGAATATAATAAAAAATTAGAAAGACTAGCCTTAAGTGAAAATTTATTTACTAGCATAGATGTTTCATCAAATACAAAACTTACATATTTATATGCTAATGATAATAAAGATTTGTATTCTCTTAATATGTCTAACTTAAAATACAATGAAATATCTTCTTTGTCAAATATTAGAAATTGTCCTAATTTGTATTGTGTAACAGTTACTGATGTTGCAGCCGCTTTTGATAAGTTTAAAGTAGAACAACAAAGAGATTCTCATACAGGTTTTAGTTTAAATTGTACAGAAACAACTAGTATACCCGATGCAAATTTCGAACAATATTTAATAAATTTAGGGTATGATTCTGGTGAAATTGATGGTAAAGTTATTACAGGAAATTTATCTGCTATTAATAGTTTAAATATAAAATCTAAAGGAATTTCAAATTTATCAGGAATAGAAGATTTTATAAATTTGGTTGAATTAAATGCTGCGAATAACCAAATTAGCACAATTGATTTAAGTAAGAATCTACTTTTAGAAAATTTATTTATAGCTAACAATCAACTACAAACAATAGATCTATCAAATAATTTACAACTCAAAAATATAGATGTTGGTGAAAATGATTTATCAAACTTAGATGTTCATTTATTAGTAGATTTAGTAACACTTTATTGTGATCAAAATCAATTAACAGTTATAAATTTATTTTCAAACAAAGAACTATTAGTACTTATTGCTAATGAAAATCAATTAAAAACTGTAGATATTAGAGAAAATGATAATTTATTTTTGATTGATGTTGAGAATAATTTATTAGAAAGTTTAACGATAAAAAATGGAAGTAATACAAAAATTACAACCTTTAAAGCTAAAGGAAATTTAAATTTAACCTGTATAGAAGTAGATGATATTAGTTTTAGTAATACAAATTGGACAGACAAAGATACCGTAGCAAATTATTCTACAAATTGTGCACCTGCAAATAACGATTGTGTAAATGCAATCCCTTTAATATTTGGGCAACAAACTTATGGAGATGTTATTAACGGAAATACAAATAATGATGCCATATGTGCAGAAGGAACCGTTTTAGCAGATGTTTGGTACTCTATTATTGTTAATGATAGTGGTAAACTTAGTTTTCAAGGAACTGGTTTTGGTGGTCTGCTTAAATTTGCAGTTTACAATAGTTGTACTAGCACTCAACCTGTTGCTTGCGGAGAAACTATATCATTATCAAATTTAATTGTTGGTACAAAACTTTATGTAAAAGTATGGTTAGAAACTAATTCTCCTAAAAATGTAAAAAACCTGTCAGAATCAGGAACATTTATTTTTACAGCAGAAGATACCAGTGTTTTATCTGCAAAAGATTATTTAATAGATAAAGATGGCTTAAATGTATTCCCAAATCCCTCGTTATCATCAAATTTTATTTCTATAGAAAGTAATAATTCTATGTCTAATATAGAATTATACAGTACAAATGGTCAGAAAATAATTTCTAAAAGAATAAAGAATCTTTCAAATATAGATTTAGATATTTCTAAAGTATCAACAGGGGTTTATATCTTAAAAGTAAAGGCAGACAATCAAATTATATCAAAAAAAATAGTTATTAAATAA